The Meles meles chromosome 12, mMelMel3.1 paternal haplotype, whole genome shotgun sequence genome includes a window with the following:
- the IQCD gene encoding dynein regulatory complex protein 10 isoform X1, producing the protein MAQKMAIDIVGVAPLYQGPDINRMRLTAVPSQKPASLLKPLVPSKSKLTTIETKRIMSVLDETIHKVELVTLLSYVGANYETLERMLGGDIIKAVREHEDLCQSLLDSVIYLQDKERRLQEEEECEEEGWFRDRLLSIELQKSHLLPLMHQIKESTKNILRLLLNNPQAVSLAQTHTLSRSIEAQNFIDCLTELRGFLFEKLLTSPVEARDKSQFIQDIDRRNKRNQEIINTLEDELAAIMQNREAEVEKENFVIQELKNHLHQVLRLSENSLLRTKQEAEKQQKADFRASQARVAKIQQELLTLRSQYHNLVAENQEAEQALRKKKYKVETEIENWIQKYDMEMGEKQEEYEELDVIHKEEKVQLEELKQKHNVLMEEFSQIRAEQEVNAKKRVEAEQEMLRMVRAATLIQALWKGYLVRSMLKSRKKKRSKSKGRVKKGKGKGKGKGKEKGKGKK; encoded by the exons ATGGCTCAGAAAATGGCTATAGATATCGTCGGCGTGGCCCCTCTCTACCAGGGCCCCGACATCAACAGAATGAGACTGACGGCAGTGCCATCCCAGAAGCCAGCCTCCCTGCTAAAACCCTTGGTCCCCTCTAAGTCCAAACTCACCACCATTGAGACCAAGAGGATCATGTCCGTCCTGGATGAGACCATCCACAAGGTGGAGTTGGTGACCCTGCTGTCCTATGTGGGGGCCAATTATGAGACTCTGGAGAGGATGCTTGGGGGGGACATCATAAAGGCAGTGAGAGAGCACGAGGATCTCTGCCAAAGCCTCCTGGACAGCGTCATTTACCTGCAGGATAAAGAAAGGCGAttgcaggaggaggaagagtgtGAGGAGGAAGGGTGGTTCAGAGACCGCCTCCTCTCCATAGAGCTGCAGAAAtcccacctcctgcccttgaTGCACCAGATCAAAGAATCCACCAAGAACATCCTGAGACTCTTACTCAATAACCCACAGGCTGTGAGCCTCGCACAGACACACACCCTGAGCAGAAGCATCGAAGCGCAGAATTTTATTGATTGCCTGACGGAACTGCGGGGTTTCCTGTTCGAGAAGCTACTCACTAGTCCCGTGGAAGCTAGAGACAAAAGTCAGTTCATACAGGACATCGACAGACGGAACAAGAGGAACCAAGAAATCATCAACACTCTTGAAGATGAGTTGGCAGCAATCATGCAGAACAGGGAAGCAGAG GTGGAGAAAGAGAACTTTGTGATCCAAGAACTGAAAAACCACCTGCACCAGGTGCTCAGGCTCTCGGAGAACAGCCTCCTTCGCACCAAGCAGGAGGCCGAGAAGCAGCAGAAGGCCGACTTCCGGGCCTCGCAGGCCAGGGTGGCCAAGATCCAGCAGGAGTTACTGACCCTGAGGTCCCAATACCACAACCTGGTGGCGGAAAACCAGGAGGCAGAGCAGGCGCTGCGGAAG aagaaatataaaGTGGAGACGGAAATTGAGAACTGGATCCAGAAGTACGATATGGAGATGGGTGAGAAGCAG GAAGAGTACGAGGAGCTTGACGTCATCCACAAGGAGGAGAAGGTCCAGCTGGAGGAGCTGAAGCAGAAGCACAATGTACTCATGGAGGAGTTCTCCCAGATCCGGGCGGAGCAGGAGGTCAATGCCAAGAAGAGAGTCGAGGCTGAGCAGGAGATGCTGCGCATGGTGCGGGCCGCCACGCTCATCCAGGCTTTGTGGAAGGGCTACCTGGTCCGCTCCATGCTCAAGTCCAGGAAGAAGAAGCGGAGCAAGAGCAAAGGGAGGGTCAAGAAGGGGAAGGGCAAGGGCAAGGgcaagggaaaggagaagggcaaGGGCAAGAAATGA
- the IQCD gene encoding dynein regulatory complex protein 10 isoform X2 — MAQKMAIDIVGVAPLYQGPDINRMRLTAVPSQKPASLLKPLVPSKSKLTTIETKRIMSVLDETIHKVELVTLLSYVGANYETLERMLGGDIIKAVREHEDLCQSLLDSVIYLQDKERRLQEEEECEEEGWFRDRLLSIELQKSHLLPLMHQIKESTKNILRLLLNNPQAVSLAQTHTLSRSIEAQNFIDCLTELRGFLFEKLLTSPVEARDKSQFIQDIDRRNKRNQEIINTLEDELAAIMQNREAEKKYKVETEIENWIQKYDMEMGEKQEEYEELDVIHKEEKVQLEELKQKHNVLMEEFSQIRAEQEVNAKKRVEAEQEMLRMVRAATLIQALWKGYLVRSMLKSRKKKRSKSKGRVKKGKGKGKGKGKEKGKGKK, encoded by the exons ATGGCTCAGAAAATGGCTATAGATATCGTCGGCGTGGCCCCTCTCTACCAGGGCCCCGACATCAACAGAATGAGACTGACGGCAGTGCCATCCCAGAAGCCAGCCTCCCTGCTAAAACCCTTGGTCCCCTCTAAGTCCAAACTCACCACCATTGAGACCAAGAGGATCATGTCCGTCCTGGATGAGACCATCCACAAGGTGGAGTTGGTGACCCTGCTGTCCTATGTGGGGGCCAATTATGAGACTCTGGAGAGGATGCTTGGGGGGGACATCATAAAGGCAGTGAGAGAGCACGAGGATCTCTGCCAAAGCCTCCTGGACAGCGTCATTTACCTGCAGGATAAAGAAAGGCGAttgcaggaggaggaagagtgtGAGGAGGAAGGGTGGTTCAGAGACCGCCTCCTCTCCATAGAGCTGCAGAAAtcccacctcctgcccttgaTGCACCAGATCAAAGAATCCACCAAGAACATCCTGAGACTCTTACTCAATAACCCACAGGCTGTGAGCCTCGCACAGACACACACCCTGAGCAGAAGCATCGAAGCGCAGAATTTTATTGATTGCCTGACGGAACTGCGGGGTTTCCTGTTCGAGAAGCTACTCACTAGTCCCGTGGAAGCTAGAGACAAAAGTCAGTTCATACAGGACATCGACAGACGGAACAAGAGGAACCAAGAAATCATCAACACTCTTGAAGATGAGTTGGCAGCAATCATGCAGAACAGGGAAGCAGAG aagaaatataaaGTGGAGACGGAAATTGAGAACTGGATCCAGAAGTACGATATGGAGATGGGTGAGAAGCAG GAAGAGTACGAGGAGCTTGACGTCATCCACAAGGAGGAGAAGGTCCAGCTGGAGGAGCTGAAGCAGAAGCACAATGTACTCATGGAGGAGTTCTCCCAGATCCGGGCGGAGCAGGAGGTCAATGCCAAGAAGAGAGTCGAGGCTGAGCAGGAGATGCTGCGCATGGTGCGGGCCGCCACGCTCATCCAGGCTTTGTGGAAGGGCTACCTGGTCCGCTCCATGCTCAAGTCCAGGAAGAAGAAGCGGAGCAAGAGCAAAGGGAGGGTCAAGAAGGGGAAGGGCAAGGGCAAGGgcaagggaaaggagaagggcaaGGGCAAGAAATGA
- the RITA1 gene encoding RBPJ-interacting and tubulin-associated protein 1 isoform X2, translating to MGSMKTPVELAVSGMQTLHLQHRCRGSHRVKARASYVDESLFGSPASTRPTPPDFDPPWVEKTNRTSGVGTGTSRASGTNGSCETSSRGSTPTLTPRKKNKYRLISHTPSYCDESLFGSRPEGTSWEGPWMAKGGAAKLHALFWTPPATPRGSHSPRPRETPLRAIHPAGPLKTEPTVAADSQKLCRAKLPAQDASPAESGVFPGTVNGPWGTEDLGDTWVDMFLF from the exons ATGGGCAGCATGAAGACCCCTGTGGAGCTGGCCGTCAGTGGGATGCAGACCCTCCATCTTCAGCACCGTTGCCGGGGCAGCCACCGGGTCAAGGCCAGGGCATCATATGTGGATGAGTCTTTGTTTGGCAGCCCTGCGTCTACCCGGCCCACACCACCAGACTTTGACCCACCCTGGGTGGAGAAGACCAACAGAACCAGTGGAGTGGGCACAGGGACATCACGGGCCTCGGGGACCAATGGGAGCTGTGAGACCTCCTCCAGGGGCAGCACCCCAACCCTCACACCAAGGAAGAAGAACAAATACAG ACTGATCAGCCACACTCCTTCTTACTGTGATGAGTCGCTGTTTGGCTCCCGACCCGAGGGCACCAGCTGGGAAGGCCCGTGGATGGCAAAGGGGGGTGCTGCCAAACTCCATGCCCTCTTCTGGACACCCCCAGCCACCCCTAGGGGCAGCCACTCGCCCCGCCCCAGGGAGACCCCACTGCGAGCCATTCACCCAGCTGGTCCCTTGAAGACAGAGCCCACGGTGGCGGCAGACTCCCAGAAACTGTGCAGGG ccaagcttcctgctcaggaTGCGTCTCCAGCTGAATCCGGAGTTTTCCCAGGCACAGTGAATGGACCGTGGGGAACAGAGGATCTGGGTGACACGTGGGtggacatgtttttattttaa
- the RITA1 gene encoding RBPJ-interacting and tubulin-associated protein 1 isoform X1: protein MGSMKTPVELAVSGMQTLHLQHRCRGSHRVKARASYVDESLFGSPASTRPTPPDFDPPWVEKTNRTSGVGTGTSRASGTNGSCETSSRGSTPTLTPRKKNKYRLISHTPSYCDESLFGSRPEGTSWEGPWMAKGGAAKLHALFWTPPATPRGSHSPRPRETPLRAIHPAGPLKTEPTVAADSQKLCRGGLDSPQPRRRERSHSLTHLNVPSTGRSPASAPHASGPRDPRPSPSGVTFQSPLVTPRARSVRVSVPAAPRQGGAAQKPKPPWK, encoded by the exons ATGGGCAGCATGAAGACCCCTGTGGAGCTGGCCGTCAGTGGGATGCAGACCCTCCATCTTCAGCACCGTTGCCGGGGCAGCCACCGGGTCAAGGCCAGGGCATCATATGTGGATGAGTCTTTGTTTGGCAGCCCTGCGTCTACCCGGCCCACACCACCAGACTTTGACCCACCCTGGGTGGAGAAGACCAACAGAACCAGTGGAGTGGGCACAGGGACATCACGGGCCTCGGGGACCAATGGGAGCTGTGAGACCTCCTCCAGGGGCAGCACCCCAACCCTCACACCAAGGAAGAAGAACAAATACAG ACTGATCAGCCACACTCCTTCTTACTGTGATGAGTCGCTGTTTGGCTCCCGACCCGAGGGCACCAGCTGGGAAGGCCCGTGGATGGCAAAGGGGGGTGCTGCCAAACTCCATGCCCTCTTCTGGACACCCCCAGCCACCCCTAGGGGCAGCCACTCGCCCCGCCCCAGGGAGACCCCACTGCGAGCCATTCACCCAGCTGGTCCCTTGAAGACAGAGCCCACGGTGGCGGCAGACTCCCAGAAACTGTGCAGGGGTGGGTTAGACTCTCCACAGCCTCGGAGGCGGGAACGTTCTCATTCCCTTACACACCTGAATGTCCCCAGCACTGGTCGCTCACCCGCCAGTGCCCCCCATGCCAGCGGGCCTCGGGATCCCAGGCCTTCCCCATCGGGGGTGACCTTCCAGAGCCCCCTAGTGACACCCAGGGCTCGCTCAGTTCGTGTTTCTGTGCCAGCCGCTCCTCGGCAAGGTGGGGCCGCCCAGAAACCAAAGCCCCCTTGGAAATGA
- the DDX54 gene encoding ATP-dependent RNA helicase DDX54, producing MAAGRLPAAGPRSRTAMAQWRKKKGLRKRRGAASQARSSDSEDGEFEIQAEDDARTQKLGPGRPLPTFPTSECASDVEPDTREMVRAQNKKKKKSGGFQSMGLSYPVFKGIMKKGYKVPTPIQRKTIPVILDGKDVVAMARTGSGKTACFLIPMFERLKTRSAQTGARALVLSPTRELALQTMKFTKELGKFTGLRTALILGGDKMEDQFAALHENPDIIIATPGRLVHVAVEMNLKLQSIEYVVFDEADRLFEMGFAEQLQEIIGRLPGGHQTVLFSATLPKLLVEFARAGLTEPVLIRLDVDTKLNEQLKTSFFLVREDIKAAVLLHLLRTVVRPQDQTVVFVATKHHAEYLSELLTTQGVSCAHIYSALDPTARKINLAKFTHGKCSTLIVTDLAARGLDIPLLDNVINYSFPAKGKLFLHRVGRVARAGRSGTAYSLVAPDEVPYLLDLHLFLGRTLTPARPHEGSSGAGSVDSVLGRVPQSVVDDEESGLQGTLATSLELRGLGRVADNAQQQYVRSRPAASPESIKRAKELDLAGLGLHPLFSSRFEERELQRLKLVDSIKNYRSRATIFEINASSRDPCSQVMRAKRQKDRKAIASFQQRRQGRQEDTAGPAPSCPAPQEEKPEEEEEEAAGESVEDVFTEVMGRKRPQPGPDRGAKRRREEARHRDQEFYIPYRPKDFDSERGLSICGDGGAFEQQVAGAVLDLMGDEAQNLTRGRQQLKWDRKKKRFVGQSGQEDKKKIKTESGRYISSSYKRDLYQKWKQKQKIDDRDSEDEGTSEQRGPERRGGKRGRGQGTSQPRSPSAPAGRVRSELKTKQQILKQRRRAEKLRFLQRGGLKQLSARNRRRAQELQRGAFGRGTHAKKGKMRKRM from the exons ATGGCGGCCGGCAGGCTCCCGGCGGCCGGACCTCGGTCCCGCACTGCCATGGCCCAGTGGAGGAAAAAGAAGGGGCTGCGGAAGCGCCGAGGCGCGGCCTCCCAGGCCCGCAGCAGCGACTCGGAGGACGGCGAGTTTGAGATCCAGGCGGAAGATGATGCCCGGACCCAGAAG CTGGGACCTGGCAGacccctgcccaccttccccaCCTCAGAATGTGCCTCAGACGTGGAGCCAGACACTCGGGAGATGGTACGCGcccagaacaagaagaagaagaagtccgGAGGCTTCCAGTCCATGG gctTGAGCTACCCGGTGTTCAAGGGCATCATGAAGAAGGGCTACAAGGTGCCAACACCCATCCAGAGGAAG ACCATCCCCGTGATCCTGGATGGCAAGGACGTGGTCGCCATGGCCCGGACTGGCAGTGGCAAGACGGCCTGCTTCCTCATCCCCATGTTCGAGCGGCTCAAGACCCGCAGCGCCCAGACTGGGGCCCGCGCCCTCGTCCTCTCGCCCACCCGCGAGCTGGCCCTGCAGACCATGAAGTTCACCAAAGAG CTCGGCAAGTTCACAGGCCTCAGGACTGCCCTGATCCTGGGCGGGGACAA gatGGAAGACCAGTTTGCTGCCCTGCACGAAAATCCCGACAT AATCATTGCTACCCCGGGGCGCTTGGTACACGTGGCTGTGGAGATGAACTTGAAGCTGCAGAGCATAGAGTACGTGGTGTTCGATGAGGCCGACAG GCTCTTTGAGATGGGCTTTGCCGAGCAGCTGCAGGAAATCATCGGCCGCCTCCCTGGGGGCCACCAGACCGTTCTGTTCTCTGCCACGCTGCCCAAACTGCTGGTGGAGTTCGCCCGGGCGG GCCTCACAGAGCCCGTGCTCATCCGGCTCGATGTGGACACCAAACTCAACGAGCAGCTTAAG ACCTCCTTCTTCCTTGTGCGTGAGGACATCAAGGCTGCAGTGCTGCTCCACCTGCTGCGCACCGTGGTGCGGCCCCAGGACCAGACGGTGGTGTTTGTGGCCACGAAGCACCACGCCGAGTACCTCAGTGAG CTGCTGACAACGCAGGGGGTGAGCTGCGCCCACATCTATAGCGCCCTGGACCCGACGGCCCGTAAGATCAACCTGGCCAAGTTCACCCACGGCAAGTGCTCCACCCTCATCGTGACGGACCTGGCGGCCCGTGGCCTGGACATCCCGCTGCTGGACAACGTCATCAACTACAGCTTCCCTGCCAAGGGCAAGCTCTTCCTGCACCGCGTGG GCCGCGTGGCCCGGGCTGGCCGAAGCGGCACGGCCTACTCCTTGGTGGCCCCAGACGAGGTCCCCTATCTGCTGGACCTGCACCTGTTTCTTGGCCGCACCCTTACTCCTGCCCGCCCCCATGAGGGGTCCTCAG GCGCGGGCAGCGTGGACAGCGTGCTGGGCCGGGTGCCGCAGAGCGTGGTGGACGACGAGGAGAGCGGCCTGCAGGGCACCCTGGCAACGTCGCTGGAGCTGCGGGGCCTGGGCCGGGTGGCCGACAACGCCCAGCAGCAGTATGTGCGCTCCCGGCCCGCGGCCTCGCCCGAGTCCATCAAGAGGGCGAAGGAGCTGGACCTCGCGGGGCTGGGCCTGCACCCCCTCTTCA GCTCACGCTTCGAGGAGAGGGAGCTGCAGCGGCTGAAGCTGGTGGACAGCATCAAGAACTACCGCTCACGGGCC ACCATCTTTGAGATCAACGCCTCCAGCCGGGACCCATGCAGCCAGGTGATGCGTGCCAAGCGGCAAAAGGACCGCAAGGCCATCGCCAGCTTCCAGCAGAGGcggcaggggaggcaggaggacaCAGCTGGCCCAGCCCCCAGCTGCCCGGCACCCCAGGAAGAGAAgcccgaggaggaggaggaagaggcagcaggagagagtGTGGAG GATGTCTTCACGGAGGTCATGGGCCGGAAGCGGCCACAGCCGGGACCTGACCGGGGAGCCAAGAGGCGGAGGGAGGAGGCCCGGCATCGGGACCAGGAGTTCTACATCCCCTACCGGCCCAAGGACTTCGATAGTGAGCGGGG CCTGAGCATCTGTGGGGACGGGGGCGCATTCGAGCAGCAGGTGGCTGGCGCTGTCCTGGACCTGATGGGGGACGAAGCCCAGAACCTGACCAGAGGCCGGCAGCAGCTGAAGTG GGACCGGAAGAAGAAGCGCTTTGTGGGACAGTCAGGACAGGAGGACAAGAAAAAGATCAAGACGGAGAGCGGCCGCTACATCAGCAGCTCCTATAAACGGGACCT CTACCAGAAgtggaaacagaaacagaaaatcgatgATCGGGACTCAGAAGATGAAGGAACATCCGAGCAGCGAGGCCCAGAGCGAAGAGGTGGGAAGCGAGGAAGAGGCCAAG